A single Macaca mulatta isolate MMU2019108-1 chromosome 11, T2T-MMU8v2.0, whole genome shotgun sequence DNA region contains:
- the PRPF40B gene encoding pre-mRNA-processing factor 40 homolog B isoform X15: MSVPDSGPRPPAAPAPFPPGPPMMPPPFMPPPGIPPPFPPMGLPPMSQRPPAIPPMPPGILPPMLPPMGAPPPLTQIPGMVPPMMPGMLMPAVPVTAATAPGADTASSAVAGTGPPRALWSEHVAPDGRIYYYNADDKQSVWEKPSVLKSKAELLLSQCPWKEYKSDTGKPYYYNNQSKESRWTRPKDLDDLEGETSYEKQQQQLPHTLQPQPPQPQPDPPPAPPGPTPVPTGLLEPEPGGSEDCDVSEATQPLEQGFLQQLEEGPSSSGQHQPQQEEEESKPEPERSGLSWSNREKAKQAFKELLRDKAVPSNASWEQAMKMVVTDPRYSALPKLSEKKQAFNAYKAQREKEEKEEARLRAKEAKQTLQHFLEQHERMTSTTRYRRAEQTFGDLEVWAVVPERDRKEVYDDVLFFLAKKEKEQAKQLRRRNIQALKSILDGMSSVNFQTTWSQAQQYLMDNPSFAQDHQLQNMDKEDALICFEEHIRALEREEEEERERARLRERRQQRKNREAFQTFLDELHETGQLHSMSTWMELYPAVSTDVRFANMLGQPGSTPLDLFKFYVEELKARFHDEKKIIKDILKDRGFCVEVNTAFEDFAHVISFDKRAAALDAGNIKLTFNSLLEKAEAREREREKEEARRMRRREAAFRSMLRQAVPALELGTAWEEVRERFVCDSAFEQITLESERIRLFREFLQVLETECQHLHTKGRKHGRKGKKHHRKRSHSPSGSESEEEELPPPSLRPPKRRRRNPSESGSEPSSSLDSVESGGAALGGRGSPSSHLLGADHGLRKAKKPKKKTKKRRHKSNSPESETDPEEKAGKESDEKEQEQDKDRELRQAELPNRSPGFGIKKEKTGWDTSESELSEGELERRRRTLLQQLDDHQ; this comes from the exons TCGGTTCCCGATTCTGGTCCCCGGCCCCCAGCAGCGCCTGCCCCCTTCCCACCGGGGCCCCCCATGATGCCACCACCCTTC ATGCCCCCTCCAGGGATCCCCCCACCCTTTCCTCCGATGGGGCTACCCCCCATGAGTCAGAGACCACCAGCTATCCCCCCCATGCCACCTGGCATCCTGCCCCCAATGCTTCCACCAATGGGGGCGCCACCACCACTCACACAG ATACCAGGAATGGTACCTCCGATGATGCCAGGAATGCTGATGCCAGCGGTGCCTGTCACCGCAGCG ACGGCTCCGGGTGCAGACACCGCCAGCT ctgctGTGGCTGGGACAGGCCCTCCG AGGGCCCTATGGAGTGAGCATGTGGCCCCAGATGGGCGCATCTACTACTACAATGCTGACGACAAGCAGTCCGTGTGGGAGAAGCCCAGCGTGCTCAAGTCCAAGGCAGAG CTGCTCCTGTCGCAATGTCCCTGGAAAGAGTACAAGTCAGACACAGGCAAACCTTACTACTATAACAACCAGAGTAAAGAGTCTCGCTGGACCCGGCCCAAGGATCTGGATGACCTAGAGGGTGAGACGTCCTACGA gaaacagcagcagcagctgccacATACACTTCAGCCACAGCCGCCTCAGCCACAGCCTGACCCCCCACCTGCACCTCCTGGCCCCACCCCAGTGCCCACAGGCCTCCTGGAACCTGAGCCAGGTGGGAGTGAAGATTGTGATGTGTCGGAGGCCACCCAGCCCCTGGAACAGGGGTTCCTGCAGCAGCTGGAGGAGGGCCCCAGCAG TTCTGGACAGCATCAGCcacagcaggaggaggaagaatcaAAGCCAGAACCAGAGAGGTCTGGCCTCAGTTGGAGCAACCGGGAGAAGGCAAAGCAGGCATTCAAGGAACTGCTGAGGGACAAG GCTGTCCCCTCCAACGCCTCATGGGAACAGGCCATGAAGATGGTGGTCACCGACCCCCGTTACAG TGCCTTGCCCAAACTGAGTGAGAAAAAGCAGGCATTCAATGCCTACAAGGCGCAgcgggagaaggaggagaaggaggaggcccGTCTAAGGGCCAAGGAGGCCAAGCAGACCCTGCAGCATTTCCTGGAGCAGCATGAACGCATGACCTCCACCACCCGCTACCG GCGGGCAGAACAGACCTTTGGAGACCTGGAGGTCTGGGCTGTGGTCCCTGAGAGGGATCGAAAAGAGGTTTATGATGATGTCCTCTTCTTCCTGGCCAAGAAGGAGAAG GAACAGGCCAAGCAACTCCGGCGCCGCAATATCCAGGCCCTAAAGAGCATTCTGGATGGGATGAGTAGTGTCAACTTCCAAACCACGTGGTCCCAGGCCCAGCAGTACCTCATGGATAACCCCAGCTTTGCTCAGGACCATCAGCTGCAGA ACATGGACAAGGAAGATGCACTGATCTGTTTTGAGGAGCACATTCGAGCtttggagagggaagaggaggaggaacgGGAGCGGGCCCGGCTTCGGGAGCGACGCCAACAACGCAAGAATCGGGAGGCCTTCCAG aCCTTCCTGGATGAGCTGCATGAGACAGGGCAGCTGCACTCTATGTCCACCTGGATGGAGCTATATCCAGCAGTCAGCACTGATGTCCGTTTTGCCAACATGCTGGGCCAGCCGG GCTCCACGCCTCTGGACTTGTTCAAGTTCTATGTGGAGGAGTTGAAGGCACGATTCCATGATGAAAAGAAGATCATTAAGGACATCCTTAAG GACCGGGGCTTCTGTGTGGAGGTGAACACGGCCTTTGAGGACTTCGCCCACGTCATAAGCTTTGACAAGAGGGCTGCCGCACTGGACGCAGGCAACATCAAGCTGACCTTCAATAGT CTGCTGGAGAAAGCAGAGGCACGGGAGAGGGAGcgggagaaggaggaggcacGCAGGATGCGGCGCAGGGAAGCTGCCTTTCGAAGCATGCTGAGGCAGGCTGTGCCTGCTCTGGAGCTAGGCACTGCCTGGGAAGAG GTCCGTGAGCGTTTTGTGTGTGACTCAGCCTTTGAGCAGATTACCCTGGAGTCGGAGCGGATCCGGCTCTTCCGGGAGTTCCTACAGGTGCTGGAG ACTGAATGCCAGCACCTCCACACCAAAGGCCGAAAGCATGGCAGGAAAGGCAAGAAGCACCATCGCAAGCGTTCCCACTCACCCTCA GGCTCTGAGTCAGAAGAAGAGGAGCTGCCCCCACCATCTCTCCGGCCCCCCAAGCGGAGGCGGCGGAACCCCTCAGAGTCAGGCTCTGAGCCCTCTTCCTCACTTGATTCAGTTGAAAGTGGGGGTGCTGCCCTTGGAGGACGGGGCTCCCCTTCCTCCCATCTTCTTGGAGCAG ATCATGGCCTTCGGAAAGccaagaaaccaaaaaagaaaactaagaagagAAGACACAAGTCG AACAGTCCTGAGAGTGAGACAGaccctgaggagaaagctggcaAGGAGAGCGATGAGAAAGAACAAGAACAGGACAAGGACAGGGAGCTCCGGCAGGCAGAGCTCCCTAACCGTTCCCCAGGCTTTGGAATCAAGAAGGAGAAG ACAGGCTGGGACACGTCAGAAAGTGAGCTGAGTGAGGGTGAGCTGGAGAGGCGGCGGCGGACACTCCTACAGCAGCTGGACGATCACCAGTGA
- the PRPF40B gene encoding pre-mRNA-processing factor 40 homolog B isoform X39 — translation MSVPDSGPRPPAAPAPFPPGPPMMPPPFMPPPGIPPPFPPMGLPPMSQRPPAIPPMPPGILPPMLPPMGAPPPLTQIPGMVPPMMPGMLMPAVPVTAATAPGADTASSAVAGTGPPLLLSQCPWKEYKSDTGKPYYYNNQSKESRWTRPKDLDDLEVLVKQEAAGKQQQQLPHTLQPQPPQPQPDPPPAPPGPTPVPTGLLEPEPGGSEDCDVSEATQPLEQGFLQQLEEGPSSSGQHQPQQEEEESKPEPERSGLSWSNREKAKQAFKELLRDKAVPSNASWEQAMKMVVTDPRYSALPKLSEKKQAFNAYKAQREKEEKEEARLRAKEAKQTLQHFLEQHERMTSTTRYRRAEQTFGDLEVWAVVPERDRKEVYDDVLFFLAKKEKEQAKQLRRRNIQALKSILDGMSSVNFQTTWSQAQQYLMDNPSFAQDHQLQNMDKEDALICFEEHIRALEREEEEERERARLRERRQQRKNREAFQTFLDELHETGQLHSMSTWMELYPAVSTDVRFANMLGQPGSTPLDLFKFYVEELKARFHDEKKIIKDILKDRGFCVEVNTAFEDFAHVISFDKRAAALDAGNIKLTFNSLLEKAEAREREREKEEARRMRRREAAFRSMLRQAVPALELGTAWEEVRERFVCDSAFEQITLESERIRLFREFLQVLETECQHLHTKGRKHGRKGKKHHRKRSHSPSGSESEEEELPPPSLRPPKRRRRNPSESGSEPSSSLDSVESGGAALGGRGSPSSHLLGADHGLRKAKKPKKKTKKRRHKSNSPESETDPEEKAGKESDEKEQEQDKDRELRQAELPNRSPGFGIKKEKTGWDTSESELSEGELERRRRTLLQQLDDHQ, via the exons TCGGTTCCCGATTCTGGTCCCCGGCCCCCAGCAGCGCCTGCCCCCTTCCCACCGGGGCCCCCCATGATGCCACCACCCTTC ATGCCCCCTCCAGGGATCCCCCCACCCTTTCCTCCGATGGGGCTACCCCCCATGAGTCAGAGACCACCAGCTATCCCCCCCATGCCACCTGGCATCCTGCCCCCAATGCTTCCACCAATGGGGGCGCCACCACCACTCACACAG ATACCAGGAATGGTACCTCCGATGATGCCAGGAATGCTGATGCCAGCGGTGCCTGTCACCGCAGCG ACGGCTCCGGGTGCAGACACCGCCAGCT ctgctGTGGCTGGGACAGGCCCTCCG CTGCTCCTGTCGCAATGTCCCTGGAAAGAGTACAAGTCAGACACAGGCAAACCTTACTACTATAACAACCAGAGTAAAGAGTCTCGCTGGACCCGGCCCAAGGATCTGGATGACCTAGAGG TTCTAGTCAAACAAGAGGCTGCAGG gaaacagcagcagcagctgccacATACACTTCAGCCACAGCCGCCTCAGCCACAGCCTGACCCCCCACCTGCACCTCCTGGCCCCACCCCAGTGCCCACAGGCCTCCTGGAACCTGAGCCAGGTGGGAGTGAAGATTGTGATGTGTCGGAGGCCACCCAGCCCCTGGAACAGGGGTTCCTGCAGCAGCTGGAGGAGGGCCCCAGCAG TTCTGGACAGCATCAGCcacagcaggaggaggaagaatcaAAGCCAGAACCAGAGAGGTCTGGCCTCAGTTGGAGCAACCGGGAGAAGGCAAAGCAGGCATTCAAGGAACTGCTGAGGGACAAG GCTGTCCCCTCCAACGCCTCATGGGAACAGGCCATGAAGATGGTGGTCACCGACCCCCGTTACAG TGCCTTGCCCAAACTGAGTGAGAAAAAGCAGGCATTCAATGCCTACAAGGCGCAgcgggagaaggaggagaaggaggaggcccGTCTAAGGGCCAAGGAGGCCAAGCAGACCCTGCAGCATTTCCTGGAGCAGCATGAACGCATGACCTCCACCACCCGCTACCG GCGGGCAGAACAGACCTTTGGAGACCTGGAGGTCTGGGCTGTGGTCCCTGAGAGGGATCGAAAAGAGGTTTATGATGATGTCCTCTTCTTCCTGGCCAAGAAGGAGAAG GAACAGGCCAAGCAACTCCGGCGCCGCAATATCCAGGCCCTAAAGAGCATTCTGGATGGGATGAGTAGTGTCAACTTCCAAACCACGTGGTCCCAGGCCCAGCAGTACCTCATGGATAACCCCAGCTTTGCTCAGGACCATCAGCTGCAGA ACATGGACAAGGAAGATGCACTGATCTGTTTTGAGGAGCACATTCGAGCtttggagagggaagaggaggaggaacgGGAGCGGGCCCGGCTTCGGGAGCGACGCCAACAACGCAAGAATCGGGAGGCCTTCCAG aCCTTCCTGGATGAGCTGCATGAGACAGGGCAGCTGCACTCTATGTCCACCTGGATGGAGCTATATCCAGCAGTCAGCACTGATGTCCGTTTTGCCAACATGCTGGGCCAGCCGG GCTCCACGCCTCTGGACTTGTTCAAGTTCTATGTGGAGGAGTTGAAGGCACGATTCCATGATGAAAAGAAGATCATTAAGGACATCCTTAAG GACCGGGGCTTCTGTGTGGAGGTGAACACGGCCTTTGAGGACTTCGCCCACGTCATAAGCTTTGACAAGAGGGCTGCCGCACTGGACGCAGGCAACATCAAGCTGACCTTCAATAGT CTGCTGGAGAAAGCAGAGGCACGGGAGAGGGAGcgggagaaggaggaggcacGCAGGATGCGGCGCAGGGAAGCTGCCTTTCGAAGCATGCTGAGGCAGGCTGTGCCTGCTCTGGAGCTAGGCACTGCCTGGGAAGAG GTCCGTGAGCGTTTTGTGTGTGACTCAGCCTTTGAGCAGATTACCCTGGAGTCGGAGCGGATCCGGCTCTTCCGGGAGTTCCTACAGGTGCTGGAG ACTGAATGCCAGCACCTCCACACCAAAGGCCGAAAGCATGGCAGGAAAGGCAAGAAGCACCATCGCAAGCGTTCCCACTCACCCTCA GGCTCTGAGTCAGAAGAAGAGGAGCTGCCCCCACCATCTCTCCGGCCCCCCAAGCGGAGGCGGCGGAACCCCTCAGAGTCAGGCTCTGAGCCCTCTTCCTCACTTGATTCAGTTGAAAGTGGGGGTGCTGCCCTTGGAGGACGGGGCTCCCCTTCCTCCCATCTTCTTGGAGCAG ATCATGGCCTTCGGAAAGccaagaaaccaaaaaagaaaactaagaagagAAGACACAAGTCG AACAGTCCTGAGAGTGAGACAGaccctgaggagaaagctggcaAGGAGAGCGATGAGAAAGAACAAGAACAGGACAAGGACAGGGAGCTCCGGCAGGCAGAGCTCCCTAACCGTTCCCCAGGCTTTGGAATCAAGAAGGAGAAG ACAGGCTGGGACACGTCAGAAAGTGAGCTGAGTGAGGGTGAGCTGGAGAGGCGGCGGCGGACACTCCTACAGCAGCTGGACGATCACCAGTGA
- the PRPF40B gene encoding pre-mRNA-processing factor 40 homolog B isoform X35: MMPPPFMPPPGIPPPFPPMGLPPMSQRPPAIPPMPPGILPPMLPPMGAPPPLTQIPGMVPPMMPGMLMPAVPVTAAVSARGQQRALWSEHVAPDGRIYYYNADDKQSVWEKPSVLKSKAELLLSQCPWKEYKSDTGKPYYYNNQSKESRWTRPKDLDDLEVLVKQEAAGKQQQQLPHTLQPQPPQPQPDPPPAPPGPTPVPTGLLEPEPGGSEDCDVSEATQPLEQGFLQQLEEGPSSSGQHQPQQEEEESKPEPERSGLSWSNREKAKQAFKELLRDKAVPSNASWEQAMKMVVTDPRYSALPKLSEKKQAFNAYKAQREKEEKEEARLRAKEAKQTLQHFLEQHERMTSTTRYRRAEQTFGDLEVWAVVPERDRKEVYDDVLFFLAKKEKEQAKQLRRRNIQALKSILDGMSSVNFQTTWSQAQQYLMDNPSFAQDHQLQNMDKEDALICFEEHIRALEREEEEERERARLRERRQQRKNREAFQTFLDELHETGQLHSMSTWMELYPAVSTDVRFANMLGQPGSTPLDLFKFYVEELKARFHDEKKIIKDILKDRGFCVEVNTAFEDFAHVISFDKRAAALDAGNIKLTFNSLLEKAEAREREREKEEARRMRRREAAFRSMLRQAVPALELGTAWEEVRERFVCDSAFEQITLESERIRLFREFLQVLETECQHLHTKGRKHGRKGKKHHRKRSHSPSGSESEEEELPPPSLRPPKRRRRNPSESGSEPSSSLDSVESGGAALGGRGSPSSHLLGADHGLRKAKKPKKKTKKRRHKSNSPESETDPEEKAGKESDEKEQEQDKDRELRQAELPNRSPGFGIKKEKTGWDTSESELSEGELERRRRTLLQQLDDHQ; encoded by the exons ATGATGCCACCACCCTTC ATGCCCCCTCCAGGGATCCCCCCACCCTTTCCTCCGATGGGGCTACCCCCCATGAGTCAGAGACCACCAGCTATCCCCCCCATGCCACCTGGCATCCTGCCCCCAATGCTTCCACCAATGGGGGCGCCACCACCACTCACACAG ATACCAGGAATGGTACCTCCGATGATGCCAGGAATGCTGATGCCAGCGGTGCCTGTCACCGCAGCGGTAAGCGCTAGGGGCCAGCAG AGGGCCCTATGGAGTGAGCATGTGGCCCCAGATGGGCGCATCTACTACTACAATGCTGACGACAAGCAGTCCGTGTGGGAGAAGCCCAGCGTGCTCAAGTCCAAGGCAGAG CTGCTCCTGTCGCAATGTCCCTGGAAAGAGTACAAGTCAGACACAGGCAAACCTTACTACTATAACAACCAGAGTAAAGAGTCTCGCTGGACCCGGCCCAAGGATCTGGATGACCTAGAGG TTCTAGTCAAACAAGAGGCTGCAGG gaaacagcagcagcagctgccacATACACTTCAGCCACAGCCGCCTCAGCCACAGCCTGACCCCCCACCTGCACCTCCTGGCCCCACCCCAGTGCCCACAGGCCTCCTGGAACCTGAGCCAGGTGGGAGTGAAGATTGTGATGTGTCGGAGGCCACCCAGCCCCTGGAACAGGGGTTCCTGCAGCAGCTGGAGGAGGGCCCCAGCAG TTCTGGACAGCATCAGCcacagcaggaggaggaagaatcaAAGCCAGAACCAGAGAGGTCTGGCCTCAGTTGGAGCAACCGGGAGAAGGCAAAGCAGGCATTCAAGGAACTGCTGAGGGACAAG GCTGTCCCCTCCAACGCCTCATGGGAACAGGCCATGAAGATGGTGGTCACCGACCCCCGTTACAG TGCCTTGCCCAAACTGAGTGAGAAAAAGCAGGCATTCAATGCCTACAAGGCGCAgcgggagaaggaggagaaggaggaggcccGTCTAAGGGCCAAGGAGGCCAAGCAGACCCTGCAGCATTTCCTGGAGCAGCATGAACGCATGACCTCCACCACCCGCTACCG GCGGGCAGAACAGACCTTTGGAGACCTGGAGGTCTGGGCTGTGGTCCCTGAGAGGGATCGAAAAGAGGTTTATGATGATGTCCTCTTCTTCCTGGCCAAGAAGGAGAAG GAACAGGCCAAGCAACTCCGGCGCCGCAATATCCAGGCCCTAAAGAGCATTCTGGATGGGATGAGTAGTGTCAACTTCCAAACCACGTGGTCCCAGGCCCAGCAGTACCTCATGGATAACCCCAGCTTTGCTCAGGACCATCAGCTGCAGA ACATGGACAAGGAAGATGCACTGATCTGTTTTGAGGAGCACATTCGAGCtttggagagggaagaggaggaggaacgGGAGCGGGCCCGGCTTCGGGAGCGACGCCAACAACGCAAGAATCGGGAGGCCTTCCAG aCCTTCCTGGATGAGCTGCATGAGACAGGGCAGCTGCACTCTATGTCCACCTGGATGGAGCTATATCCAGCAGTCAGCACTGATGTCCGTTTTGCCAACATGCTGGGCCAGCCGG GCTCCACGCCTCTGGACTTGTTCAAGTTCTATGTGGAGGAGTTGAAGGCACGATTCCATGATGAAAAGAAGATCATTAAGGACATCCTTAAG GACCGGGGCTTCTGTGTGGAGGTGAACACGGCCTTTGAGGACTTCGCCCACGTCATAAGCTTTGACAAGAGGGCTGCCGCACTGGACGCAGGCAACATCAAGCTGACCTTCAATAGT CTGCTGGAGAAAGCAGAGGCACGGGAGAGGGAGcgggagaaggaggaggcacGCAGGATGCGGCGCAGGGAAGCTGCCTTTCGAAGCATGCTGAGGCAGGCTGTGCCTGCTCTGGAGCTAGGCACTGCCTGGGAAGAG GTCCGTGAGCGTTTTGTGTGTGACTCAGCCTTTGAGCAGATTACCCTGGAGTCGGAGCGGATCCGGCTCTTCCGGGAGTTCCTACAGGTGCTGGAG ACTGAATGCCAGCACCTCCACACCAAAGGCCGAAAGCATGGCAGGAAAGGCAAGAAGCACCATCGCAAGCGTTCCCACTCACCCTCA GGCTCTGAGTCAGAAGAAGAGGAGCTGCCCCCACCATCTCTCCGGCCCCCCAAGCGGAGGCGGCGGAACCCCTCAGAGTCAGGCTCTGAGCCCTCTTCCTCACTTGATTCAGTTGAAAGTGGGGGTGCTGCCCTTGGAGGACGGGGCTCCCCTTCCTCCCATCTTCTTGGAGCAG ATCATGGCCTTCGGAAAGccaagaaaccaaaaaagaaaactaagaagagAAGACACAAGTCG AACAGTCCTGAGAGTGAGACAGaccctgaggagaaagctggcaAGGAGAGCGATGAGAAAGAACAAGAACAGGACAAGGACAGGGAGCTCCGGCAGGCAGAGCTCCCTAACCGTTCCCCAGGCTTTGGAATCAAGAAGGAGAAG ACAGGCTGGGACACGTCAGAAAGTGAGCTGAGTGAGGGTGAGCTGGAGAGGCGGCGGCGGACACTCCTACAGCAGCTGGACGATCACCAGTGA
- the PRPF40B gene encoding pre-mRNA-processing factor 40 homolog B isoform X17 yields the protein MMPPPFMPPPGIPPPFPPMGLPPMSQRPPAIPPMPPGILPPMLPPMGAPPPLTQIPGMVPPMMPGMLMPAVPVTAATAPGADTASSAVAGTGPPRALWSEHVAPDGRIYYYNADDKQSVWEKPSVLKSKAELLLSQCPWKEYKSDTGKPYYYNNQSKESRWTRPKDLDDLEVLVKQEAAGKQQQQLPHTLQPQPPQPQPDPPPAPPGPTPVPTGLLEPEPGGSEDCDVSEATQPLEQGFLQQLEEGPSSSGQHQPQQEEEESKPEPERSGLSWSNREKAKQAFKELLRDKAVPSNASWEQAMKMVVTDPRYSALPKLSEKKQAFNAYKAQREKEEKEEARLRAKEAKQTLQHFLEQHERMTSTTRYRRAEQTFGDLEVWAVVPERDRKEVYDDVLFFLAKKEKEQAKQLRRRNIQALKSILDGMSSVNFQTTWSQAQQYLMDNPSFAQDHQLQNMDKEDALICFEEHIRALEREEEEERERARLRERRQQRKNREAFQTFLDELHETGQLHSMSTWMELYPAVSTDVRFANMLGQPGSTPLDLFKFYVEELKARFHDEKKIIKDILKDRGFCVEVNTAFEDFAHVISFDKRAAALDAGNIKLTFNSLLEKAEAREREREKEEARRMRRREAAFRSMLRQAVPALELGTAWEEVRERFVCDSAFEQITLESERIRLFREFLQVLEQTECQHLHTKGRKHGRKGKKHHRKRSHSPSGSESEEEELPPPSLRPPKRRRRNPSESGSEPSSSLDSVESGGAALGGRGSPSSHLLGADHGLRKAKKPKKKTKKRRHKSNSPESETDPEEKAGKESDEKEQEQDKDRELRQAELPNRSPGFGIKKEKTGWDTSESELSEGELERRRRTLLQQLDDHQ from the exons ATGATGCCACCACCCTTC ATGCCCCCTCCAGGGATCCCCCCACCCTTTCCTCCGATGGGGCTACCCCCCATGAGTCAGAGACCACCAGCTATCCCCCCCATGCCACCTGGCATCCTGCCCCCAATGCTTCCACCAATGGGGGCGCCACCACCACTCACACAG ATACCAGGAATGGTACCTCCGATGATGCCAGGAATGCTGATGCCAGCGGTGCCTGTCACCGCAGCG ACGGCTCCGGGTGCAGACACCGCCAGCT ctgctGTGGCTGGGACAGGCCCTCCG AGGGCCCTATGGAGTGAGCATGTGGCCCCAGATGGGCGCATCTACTACTACAATGCTGACGACAAGCAGTCCGTGTGGGAGAAGCCCAGCGTGCTCAAGTCCAAGGCAGAG CTGCTCCTGTCGCAATGTCCCTGGAAAGAGTACAAGTCAGACACAGGCAAACCTTACTACTATAACAACCAGAGTAAAGAGTCTCGCTGGACCCGGCCCAAGGATCTGGATGACCTAGAGG TTCTAGTCAAACAAGAGGCTGCAGG gaaacagcagcagcagctgccacATACACTTCAGCCACAGCCGCCTCAGCCACAGCCTGACCCCCCACCTGCACCTCCTGGCCCCACCCCAGTGCCCACAGGCCTCCTGGAACCTGAGCCAGGTGGGAGTGAAGATTGTGATGTGTCGGAGGCCACCCAGCCCCTGGAACAGGGGTTCCTGCAGCAGCTGGAGGAGGGCCCCAGCAG TTCTGGACAGCATCAGCcacagcaggaggaggaagaatcaAAGCCAGAACCAGAGAGGTCTGGCCTCAGTTGGAGCAACCGGGAGAAGGCAAAGCAGGCATTCAAGGAACTGCTGAGGGACAAG GCTGTCCCCTCCAACGCCTCATGGGAACAGGCCATGAAGATGGTGGTCACCGACCCCCGTTACAG TGCCTTGCCCAAACTGAGTGAGAAAAAGCAGGCATTCAATGCCTACAAGGCGCAgcgggagaaggaggagaaggaggaggcccGTCTAAGGGCCAAGGAGGCCAAGCAGACCCTGCAGCATTTCCTGGAGCAGCATGAACGCATGACCTCCACCACCCGCTACCG GCGGGCAGAACAGACCTTTGGAGACCTGGAGGTCTGGGCTGTGGTCCCTGAGAGGGATCGAAAAGAGGTTTATGATGATGTCCTCTTCTTCCTGGCCAAGAAGGAGAAG GAACAGGCCAAGCAACTCCGGCGCCGCAATATCCAGGCCCTAAAGAGCATTCTGGATGGGATGAGTAGTGTCAACTTCCAAACCACGTGGTCCCAGGCCCAGCAGTACCTCATGGATAACCCCAGCTTTGCTCAGGACCATCAGCTGCAGA ACATGGACAAGGAAGATGCACTGATCTGTTTTGAGGAGCACATTCGAGCtttggagagggaagaggaggaggaacgGGAGCGGGCCCGGCTTCGGGAGCGACGCCAACAACGCAAGAATCGGGAGGCCTTCCAG aCCTTCCTGGATGAGCTGCATGAGACAGGGCAGCTGCACTCTATGTCCACCTGGATGGAGCTATATCCAGCAGTCAGCACTGATGTCCGTTTTGCCAACATGCTGGGCCAGCCGG GCTCCACGCCTCTGGACTTGTTCAAGTTCTATGTGGAGGAGTTGAAGGCACGATTCCATGATGAAAAGAAGATCATTAAGGACATCCTTAAG GACCGGGGCTTCTGTGTGGAGGTGAACACGGCCTTTGAGGACTTCGCCCACGTCATAAGCTTTGACAAGAGGGCTGCCGCACTGGACGCAGGCAACATCAAGCTGACCTTCAATAGT CTGCTGGAGAAAGCAGAGGCACGGGAGAGGGAGcgggagaaggaggaggcacGCAGGATGCGGCGCAGGGAAGCTGCCTTTCGAAGCATGCTGAGGCAGGCTGTGCCTGCTCTGGAGCTAGGCACTGCCTGGGAAGAG GTCCGTGAGCGTTTTGTGTGTGACTCAGCCTTTGAGCAGATTACCCTGGAGTCGGAGCGGATCCGGCTCTTCCGGGAGTTCCTACAGGTGCTGGAG CAGACTGAATGCCAGCACCTCCACACCAAAGGCCGAAAGCATGGCAGGAAAGGCAAGAAGCACCATCGCAAGCGTTCCCACTCACCCTCA GGCTCTGAGTCAGAAGAAGAGGAGCTGCCCCCACCATCTCTCCGGCCCCCCAAGCGGAGGCGGCGGAACCCCTCAGAGTCAGGCTCTGAGCCCTCTTCCTCACTTGATTCAGTTGAAAGTGGGGGTGCTGCCCTTGGAGGACGGGGCTCCCCTTCCTCCCATCTTCTTGGAGCAG ATCATGGCCTTCGGAAAGccaagaaaccaaaaaagaaaactaagaagagAAGACACAAGTCG AACAGTCCTGAGAGTGAGACAGaccctgaggagaaagctggcaAGGAGAGCGATGAGAAAGAACAAGAACAGGACAAGGACAGGGAGCTCCGGCAGGCAGAGCTCCCTAACCGTTCCCCAGGCTTTGGAATCAAGAAGGAGAAG ACAGGCTGGGACACGTCAGAAAGTGAGCTGAGTGAGGGTGAGCTGGAGAGGCGGCGGCGGACACTCCTACAGCAGCTGGACGATCACCAGTGA